One window from the genome of Alkalihalobacillus sp. LMS6 encodes:
- the lysA gene encoding diaminopimelate decarboxylase, translated as MYLHGTMEINTNGHLEIGGVDTVELANVYQTPLFVYDVALIKERMSAYQDAFKEKNVAYQVAYASKAFSTVGMYQLANEAGLSIDVVSGGELFTALKAGVPASKIHFHGNNKSMDELIMALEENIGCIVVDNFFELQTLQTLAAERQQFVPVLLRLTPNVEAHTHEYITTGQEDSKFGFDLASGQATKAIDICLKDEKIDLLGVHSHIGSQIFETDGFILAIEKVFENLSEWKEAFDYEPKVLNFGGGFGIRYVEGDTPLHPSEYVKKIVDETIKHTNTLQMSMPEIWIEPGRSIVGDAGTTLYTIGSQKDIPNVRRYLSVDGGMGDNLRPALYDAKYEGMLANRANEQPEETFSVAGKCCESGDMLIWDLPLPDVEANDLLAVSCTGAYGYSMANNYNRIPRPAIVFAEAGEAQLVVKRETYEDLVRLDLPYTAKAAVPFEK; from the coding sequence GTGTATTTACATGGCACAATGGAGATTAATACGAATGGACATCTAGAAATCGGTGGAGTTGATACCGTTGAATTAGCAAACGTTTATCAGACCCCGCTATTCGTGTATGATGTTGCGCTAATTAAAGAGAGAATGAGTGCTTACCAAGATGCGTTTAAAGAAAAAAATGTCGCGTATCAAGTAGCGTATGCAAGCAAAGCTTTTAGTACAGTTGGGATGTATCAATTAGCAAATGAAGCTGGTTTAAGTATTGACGTTGTTTCTGGTGGAGAATTGTTTACAGCATTAAAAGCAGGTGTACCTGCCAGTAAGATTCATTTCCATGGGAACAACAAAAGTATGGATGAATTAATCATGGCCCTTGAAGAAAACATCGGGTGCATTGTTGTTGATAATTTCTTTGAATTACAAACACTTCAAACGTTGGCGGCGGAACGTCAGCAATTTGTGCCTGTTTTATTGCGGTTAACACCAAATGTAGAGGCGCATACCCATGAGTATATTACAACGGGACAAGAAGATTCAAAATTTGGGTTTGATTTAGCAAGCGGACAAGCAACAAAAGCAATTGACATTTGTCTAAAAGATGAAAAAATCGATCTTCTCGGCGTTCATAGTCATATCGGCTCGCAAATTTTTGAAACAGATGGGTTTATTCTCGCTATCGAAAAAGTTTTTGAAAACTTATCTGAATGGAAAGAGGCATTTGACTACGAACCTAAAGTCTTAAATTTTGGTGGAGGCTTTGGCATTCGTTATGTAGAAGGCGACACGCCTCTTCACCCGAGTGAATATGTAAAGAAGATTGTTGACGAAACGATTAAGCATACAAACACCTTACAAATGAGCATGCCGGAAATTTGGATTGAACCAGGTCGTTCGATTGTCGGTGATGCAGGAACGACGCTTTATACAATTGGATCGCAAAAAGATATTCCGAATGTTCGTCGTTATCTTTCTGTTGATGGGGGAATGGGCGATAATCTGCGCCCAGCTCTTTATGATGCAAAGTATGAAGGAATGCTCGCCAACCGTGCCAATGAACAACCAGAAGAAACGTTTTCGGTTGCAGGCAAATGTTGTGAAAGCGGCGATATGTTAATTTGGGATTTACCGTTGCCAGACGTAGAAGCAAATGACCTTTTAGCCGTTTCTTGTACAGGTGCATACGGCTATTCTATGGCCAACAACTATAACCGGATTCCTCGTCCTGCGATTGTGTTTGCGGAAGCTGGAGAAGCGCAGCTCGTTGTAAAGCGAGAAACGTATGAAGACTTAGTGCGCTTGGATTTACCTTACACAGCTAAAGCAGCCGTGCCATTTGAGAAATAA
- a CDS encoding peptidylprolyl isomerase → MKKGSITFENGEKIVIDFFEDEAPGTVENFETLAKKGFYDGLTFHRVIPGFVAQGGDPNGNGTGGPGYTIKCETATNTHKHVAGTLSMAHAGKDTGGSQFFIVHEPQPHLDGVHTVFGQVVEGLDSIYRINQGDVMQEVKVWEE, encoded by the coding sequence ATGAAAAAAGGAAGCATTACCTTTGAAAATGGCGAAAAAATCGTTATCGATTTCTTTGAAGATGAAGCACCAGGAACAGTAGAAAATTTTGAAACACTTGCGAAAAAAGGGTTCTACGACGGCTTAACGTTTCACCGTGTCATTCCAGGTTTCGTAGCTCAAGGCGGCGATCCAAACGGAAACGGAACAGGTGGTCCGGGTTATACAATTAAATGTGAAACGGCTACAAACACGCATAAGCATGTAGCCGGCACATTATCAATGGCACACGCTGGAAAAGACACTGGCGGAAGTCAATTCTTCATCGTACATGAGCCGCAGCCGCATCTTGATGGGGTCCATACAGTGTTTGGACAAGTTGTGGAAGGCTTGGACAGCATTTATCGCATTAACCAAGGCGATGTGATGCAAGAAGTGAAGGTTTGGGAAGAATAA
- a CDS encoding LysR family transcriptional regulator — translation MRLDDDELIVALHEAGTIRGASRHLYLSQPAISQRLKQIEEKWGETLFIRTHKSLIPTPIGEEIILYAQTRIQNEKEFINRMSLLTGQVRGTLSLAVSSVIAQYYLPTLLKMYMALYPQVKIDLHTGLTTAMHAKRHDVHVSILRGDLEDEEAKQKLFSENLYYVSNQAHEETNTLIEFQSDPTFHATLEKWFQSKPFPLPKQTIKVDQIETCKQLMLNGIGACILPEIATKDLEHTRCRFIKLHINGEDLKRDTWTYHSEKHIELPQVHAFLDMLHRVKNESLSLQ, via the coding sequence ATGCGACTAGATGATGATGAACTGATTGTAGCATTACATGAGGCCGGCACGATTCGCGGTGCTTCAAGACATCTTTATTTATCACAACCTGCTATCAGTCAGCGCCTCAAACAAATTGAAGAAAAATGGGGTGAAACGCTCTTTATACGAACTCATAAATCCTTGATTCCAACGCCAATTGGCGAAGAAATTATTCTCTATGCACAAACACGTATTCAAAACGAAAAAGAGTTTATAAATCGGATGAGTTTACTAACTGGTCAAGTACGTGGAACGCTTTCATTAGCCGTATCTTCCGTTATCGCACAATACTATCTTCCTACCCTTTTAAAAATGTATATGGCCCTTTACCCACAGGTCAAAATAGATTTACATACTGGCTTAACTACAGCTATGCACGCAAAGCGCCATGATGTTCACGTCAGTATTTTACGTGGGGATCTTGAGGATGAAGAGGCGAAACAAAAATTATTCTCCGAAAATTTATATTACGTTTCAAATCAAGCACATGAAGAAACAAATACATTAATTGAATTTCAAAGTGATCCGACTTTCCACGCTACATTAGAGAAATGGTTTCAGTCAAAACCATTTCCTCTTCCAAAACAGACAATTAAAGTTGATCAGATTGAAACGTGTAAACAATTAATGCTCAATGGAATCGGTGCTTGTATTTTGCCTGAAATCGCCACAAAAGATCTTGAACATACTCGCTGTCGTTTTATAAAATTGCACATCAACGGAGAAGATTTAAAGCGGGATACATGGACCTACCATAGTGAAAAACATATTGAACTCCCGCAAGTTCACGCATTTTTAGATATGCTACATCGCGTAAAGAACGAGTCGTTGTCACTTCAATAA
- the mmgD gene encoding citrate synthase: protein MAIEQSYYPGLDGVIAAETDLSFLDTEQGEIVIHGYDLIELSKSHGYLDIVHLLLQGTLPTSTERTDLAKRLSESYDVPEVILDVFKLLPASTHPMDALRTGISVLASYDHDLLNRDPEVNRERGYQLLAKLPAIVANSYRVLEGKEIMRPKEELSYSANFLYMITGKEPTELEERVFDQSLVLYSEHEMPNSTFTARVIASTLSDMYGAMTGAVASLKGHLHGGANEAVMYMLLDANTPEEFETLLANKLKQKEKIMGFGHRVYMKKMDPRAQIMKEALAELSEAAGDDRLLRMCEAGEGLIAKEKGLYPNLDYYAAPVYWMLGIPIGLYTPIFLSSRTVGLSAHVIEQHENNKLFRPRVKYTGPRHTTKSK from the coding sequence ATGGCAATCGAACAAAGCTACTACCCTGGTCTTGATGGCGTTATTGCAGCAGAAACAGATTTATCTTTCCTTGATACAGAACAAGGAGAAATTGTCATTCATGGTTATGATTTAATTGAATTGTCTAAATCACACGGTTATTTAGACATTGTTCACTTGCTTTTGCAAGGAACATTGCCTACTTCAACCGAGCGTACGGATTTAGCAAAACGCTTAAGTGAATCGTATGACGTACCAGAGGTGATTCTCGATGTGTTTAAATTGTTACCTGCATCGACACACCCAATGGATGCGCTTCGTACAGGGATATCTGTTCTCGCAAGCTATGACCATGACTTGTTAAACAGAGATCCAGAAGTAAACCGTGAAAGAGGGTATCAGCTACTCGCGAAGTTACCGGCAATTGTCGCGAACAGCTACCGTGTTTTAGAAGGCAAAGAAATTATGCGACCGAAAGAAGAGCTTTCGTACAGCGCAAATTTCTTGTACATGATTACAGGAAAAGAACCGACAGAGCTTGAAGAACGTGTTTTTGATCAGTCTCTCGTCCTTTACTCTGAACACGAGATGCCAAATTCAACGTTTACAGCGCGAGTTATCGCATCAACGTTATCGGATATGTATGGTGCAATGACAGGTGCAGTTGCCTCATTAAAAGGACATTTACATGGTGGCGCTAATGAAGCGGTTATGTACATGTTGCTTGATGCAAATACACCAGAAGAGTTTGAAACACTACTTGCGAACAAGCTGAAGCAAAAAGAAAAAATCATGGGCTTTGGTCATCGCGTGTATATGAAAAAAATGGACCCACGTGCCCAGATTATGAAAGAGGCTTTGGCTGAATTGTCTGAAGCAGCAGGGGACGATCGACTTTTACGTATGTGTGAAGCTGGAGAAGGATTAATTGCAAAAGAAAAAGGGCTTTATCCGAATCTAGATTACTATGCGGCGCCTGTTTATTGGATGTTAGGCATACCAATCGGTTTGTATACACCAATTTTCTTGTCGTCTAGAACGGTTGGTCTTAGCGCCCACGTCATTGAACAACACGAAAACAATAAATTATTCCGTCCGCGAGTGAAATATACAGGACCAAGACATACAACGAAAAGCAAATAA
- a CDS encoding bifunctional 2-methylcitrate dehydratase/aconitate hydratase — translation MLKTDTRQTDQLLEEIADYVLEKEITSEEALTTAAHVLVDTLGCGILALRYPECVKMLGPVVPGTTVPNGVKVPGTSHVLDPIRGAFNIGTMVRWLDYNDTWLAAEWGHPSDNLGGILATADYISRTNLAEGKEPLTIKDVLVAMVKAHEIQGVLALENSFNRVGLDHVLLVKVASTAVVAGMLGGTREEIINAVSHAWIDNSALRTYRHAPNTGSRKSWAAGDATSRGVFLAMTALKGEMGYKTALSAPGWGFQDVLFKKQELKLARELDAYVMENILFKVSYPAEFHAQTAAECAVALHETIKNRFDDIDRIEVTTHESAIRIIDKKGPLYNPADRDHCLQYIIAIGLLKGDIVADDYEDEMASNPQVDCLRDLMVVTENEQYSKDYLDPNKRSIANAIQVFFKDGSSTDQIAVEYPLGHRFRREEAVPAIQQKFKDNLATHYAGKQNEAILKMTSDYKELENVTVPAFTDLFAQE, via the coding sequence ATGTTAAAAACAGATACGAGACAAACGGACCAATTATTAGAAGAGATTGCTGATTATGTGTTAGAGAAAGAGATTACAAGCGAAGAGGCACTGACGACTGCTGCTCATGTATTAGTTGATACATTAGGATGCGGAATCTTAGCTTTACGTTACCCAGAGTGTGTGAAAATGCTTGGACCAGTCGTTCCTGGCACAACTGTTCCAAACGGAGTAAAAGTACCTGGAACATCTCATGTTCTCGATCCAATTCGTGGTGCGTTTAATATTGGAACGATGGTAAGATGGCTTGATTATAACGATACGTGGCTCGCTGCTGAGTGGGGACACCCATCTGATAATTTAGGTGGCATTTTAGCAACGGCAGACTACATAAGCCGTACAAATCTTGCAGAGGGAAAAGAGCCACTGACGATTAAAGACGTTCTTGTAGCGATGGTGAAAGCCCACGAAATTCAAGGTGTGCTTGCGTTAGAAAATAGCTTTAACCGTGTCGGTCTTGACCATGTACTTCTTGTAAAAGTTGCCTCAACAGCTGTTGTTGCAGGGATGTTAGGTGGAACGAGAGAAGAAATTATTAATGCGGTTTCACATGCATGGATTGATAATTCTGCCCTTCGTACGTACCGACATGCACCTAATACAGGTTCTAGAAAATCATGGGCAGCAGGTGATGCGACAAGTCGCGGTGTGTTCTTAGCGATGACGGCATTAAAAGGTGAAATGGGATACAAAACAGCGTTAAGTGCGCCAGGCTGGGGCTTCCAAGATGTTTTGTTTAAAAAACAAGAGCTAAAACTAGCAAGAGAACTTGACGCGTATGTGATGGAAAACATTTTATTTAAAGTGTCTTATCCAGCTGAATTTCATGCGCAAACAGCAGCAGAGTGTGCCGTGGCGTTGCATGAGACGATTAAAAATCGCTTCGATGACATTGATCGTATTGAAGTGACAACACATGAATCGGCTATCCGAATTATTGATAAGAAGGGTCCACTTTACAATCCCGCTGATCGCGATCATTGCTTGCAATATATTATCGCTATTGGCTTATTAAAAGGTGATATCGTCGCCGATGATTACGAAGACGAAATGGCAAGTAATCCTCAAGTTGATTGCTTACGTGACTTAATGGTTGTAACGGAAAACGAGCAATATTCAAAGGATTATTTAGATCCGAACAAGCGCTCAATCGCCAATGCGATTCAAGTTTTCTTTAAAGATGGTTCTTCAACCGATCAAATTGCAGTGGAATATCCACTTGGTCATCGCTTTAGACGAGAGGAAGCAGTTCCAGCGATTCAGCAAAAGTTTAAAGATAACTTAGCAACCCATTATGCAGGCAAACAAAACGAAGCGATTTTGAAGATGACCTCTGATTATAAAGAGTTAGAAAACGTAACGGTTCCTGCATTTACTGACTTATTTGCTCAGGAATAG
- the prpB gene encoding methylisocitrate lyase, with product MPWIVDQPKSQKELAEQFLQHVQSKGILQIPGAHDAMAGLMAKQAGFNSLYLSGAAYTASLGLPDLGIVNSKEVADRAREIIRATNLPLLVDIDTGFGGVLNVARTAVEMVEAGVAAVQLEDQDLPKKCGHLNGKKLVNTGEMVQKITALKKAAPSLVLVARTDARGVEGLDEAIERAKAYVEAGADAIFPEALQGEEELRAFARAINAPMLANMTEFGKTPYYQAVEFEDMGYDMVIYPVTSLRVAAKAYERVFQDILENGTQKASLENMQKRSELYETISYDDFEALDQSVAKTILTKHQ from the coding sequence ATGCCTTGGATCGTTGATCAACCAAAATCTCAAAAAGAATTAGCGGAACAATTTTTACAACATGTGCAGAGTAAAGGGATTTTACAAATACCTGGTGCTCATGATGCGATGGCTGGCTTGATGGCGAAGCAAGCTGGATTCAACAGCCTTTATTTATCCGGCGCTGCCTATACTGCGAGTCTTGGTTTACCAGATCTTGGGATCGTAAACTCAAAAGAAGTAGCGGACCGAGCAAGGGAGATTATTCGTGCGACGAATCTACCGCTTCTCGTGGACATTGATACAGGGTTTGGCGGTGTCTTAAACGTGGCGCGCACAGCTGTAGAAATGGTTGAGGCAGGCGTTGCTGCTGTTCAATTAGAGGATCAAGATTTGCCGAAAAAATGTGGGCATTTAAATGGGAAGAAGCTCGTGAATACAGGAGAAATGGTGCAAAAAATTACGGCCCTTAAAAAAGCAGCTCCTTCACTTGTTCTCGTTGCTCGTACGGATGCGAGAGGTGTAGAAGGATTAGATGAAGCGATTGAGCGAGCAAAAGCGTATGTCGAAGCTGGTGCAGACGCCATTTTTCCTGAAGCGCTTCAAGGAGAAGAGGAGCTTCGTGCGTTTGCGCGTGCGATTAATGCCCCTATGCTTGCTAACATGACAGAGTTTGGCAAAACCCCTTATTATCAAGCTGTTGAATTTGAAGATATGGGCTACGACATGGTCATTTATCCAGTAACGTCATTACGTGTTGCTGCTAAAGCGTATGAACGTGTGTTTCAAGATATTCTCGAAAATGGCACACAAAAAGCAAGTCTTGAAAACATGCAAAAACGAAGTGAGTTGTACGAAACAATTTCATACGATGACTTTGAAGCTCTAGATCAATCTGTTGCCAAAACCATTTTAACGAAACATCAATAG
- a CDS encoding NAD(P)-dependent oxidoreductase, translated as MKIGFIGLGNMGKPMALNLLASEYEVMGFDINESALKKLEEAGGKAATSTDEIIEYAELVFTSLPSSEVCEQVYLGENGLIKKVPTGVVLVDTSTVAPELERRIGEAAVQKEVSFLAAPVSGGVVGAENRTLTFMVGGPKQLLESIQPHLAVLGSNVFHISEQYDSGTNAKLINNLLIGFYTAGVAEALTLAEKSGLNLDFLFNVLNVSYGQSRIYERNYKSFMANDDYEPGFALKLLNKDLRFAMELAQEHGIQLPISQALVDMYEDAEASGLGDKDMSVLFKRVGTQTISFKAEGVSKA; from the coding sequence ATGAAAATAGGATTTATTGGACTTGGAAATATGGGGAAACCGATGGCGCTTAATTTGCTAGCATCCGAATACGAAGTGATGGGCTTTGATATTAATGAGAGCGCTTTAAAGAAACTTGAAGAAGCAGGTGGGAAAGCTGCGACTTCAACCGACGAAATTATTGAATATGCTGAACTTGTGTTTACTAGTTTGCCTTCGTCGGAAGTATGTGAACAGGTCTATTTAGGAGAGAACGGCTTAATAAAAAAAGTGCCAACAGGCGTTGTTCTAGTTGATACAAGTACCGTGGCTCCTGAACTAGAACGAAGAATTGGCGAGGCTGCGGTACAAAAAGAGGTTTCATTTCTAGCGGCGCCAGTAAGTGGAGGCGTTGTAGGTGCGGAAAATCGTACACTGACGTTTATGGTCGGGGGACCGAAGCAGCTTTTAGAAAGTATTCAGCCGCATTTAGCTGTGTTAGGTAGCAACGTATTTCATATTAGCGAGCAGTATGACAGCGGTACGAATGCTAAATTAATAAATAATTTATTAATTGGGTTTTATACAGCAGGTGTCGCAGAAGCGTTAACGTTAGCTGAAAAAAGTGGCTTAAACCTCGACTTTTTGTTCAATGTTTTAAATGTTTCCTACGGCCAAAGCCGAATTTATGAACGAAACTACAAATCGTTTATGGCAAATGATGATTATGAACCTGGCTTTGCTTTAAAACTATTAAACAAAGATCTTCGTTTTGCGATGGAGCTTGCGCAAGAGCATGGGATTCAGTTACCAATTAGCCAAGCGCTTGTGGATATGTATGAAGATGCAGAAGCATCTGGTTTAGGTGACAAAGATATGTCAGTTTTGTTTAAACGAGTAGGAACGCAAACGATCTCATTTAAAGCAGAAGGGGTGTCAAAAGCATGA
- a CDS encoding CoA-acylating methylmalonate-semialdehyde dehydrogenase translates to MTTSVKTVKNWINGSWVESKTTEQETVPNPATGETIAMVPLSTDADVHDAVVAAKHAYEEWKVVPVPERARYMFVYLEKLKEHREELAQLITKENGKTIKDARGEVQRGIECVELATSAPTMMMGDALPNIAGGIDGSIWRYPLGVVAGITPFNFPMMVPLWMFPLAIAAGNSFVLKTSERTPLLAERLVELMHETGLPKGVLNLVHGGKDVVNGLLEHPNVQAISFVGSEPVARHVYQTGTANGKRVQALAGAKNHAVVLADCEMEKTVQGVIGAAFASSGERCMACSVVAVEESCADEFMEVLTRETKKLTAGNGIHDEHFVGPLIRQSHKDRVVGFIDSGVEEGANLIVDGREPEVEDSGYFLGATLFDHVTPDMKIWQEELFAPVLSVVRVKDLDEGIALTNQSRFANGAVLYTSSGRAAQYFRNSIDAGMVGINVNVPAPMAFFSFAGNKASFFGDLGTNGKDGIQFYTRKKVVTERWFN, encoded by the coding sequence ATGACAACATCAGTGAAAACAGTAAAAAACTGGATTAACGGTAGCTGGGTTGAATCCAAGACAACGGAACAAGAAACAGTACCAAATCCAGCAACTGGCGAAACCATTGCGATGGTTCCATTGTCAACCGATGCAGATGTTCATGATGCAGTAGTTGCTGCAAAGCACGCATATGAAGAGTGGAAAGTGGTACCTGTTCCAGAACGAGCTCGCTATATGTTTGTTTATCTCGAAAAATTAAAAGAACACCGGGAAGAGTTAGCGCAATTAATTACAAAAGAGAACGGCAAAACGATTAAAGATGCACGTGGGGAAGTCCAACGCGGAATTGAATGTGTCGAGTTAGCGACTTCTGCGCCGACGATGATGATGGGTGACGCGCTTCCTAATATTGCGGGAGGAATTGATGGTTCAATTTGGCGCTATCCGTTAGGTGTCGTAGCAGGGATCACACCATTTAATTTTCCAATGATGGTTCCGCTATGGATGTTCCCATTAGCCATAGCCGCAGGAAATTCGTTTGTGTTAAAAACTTCAGAACGTACGCCGTTATTAGCGGAGAGACTGGTGGAGTTGATGCATGAAACAGGCTTGCCAAAAGGAGTATTAAATCTTGTACATGGTGGAAAAGATGTCGTAAATGGTTTACTTGAACATCCAAACGTCCAAGCGATCTCTTTTGTTGGTTCAGAACCTGTTGCCCGTCATGTGTATCAAACAGGTACAGCGAATGGGAAGCGCGTGCAGGCTTTAGCAGGTGCTAAAAACCATGCTGTTGTTTTGGCGGATTGTGAAATGGAAAAAACGGTTCAAGGCGTTATTGGAGCGGCTTTTGCTTCAAGTGGTGAACGATGCATGGCGTGTTCTGTTGTTGCAGTTGAAGAATCGTGTGCAGATGAATTTATGGAAGTGTTAACGCGGGAAACAAAGAAATTAACAGCTGGTAACGGTATTCATGACGAGCATTTTGTTGGACCACTTATTCGACAAAGTCATAAAGATCGCGTCGTTGGCTTTATTGATTCTGGAGTAGAAGAAGGAGCCAATCTGATTGTCGACGGTCGTGAACCGGAAGTAGAAGACAGTGGTTATTTTCTAGGAGCGACGTTATTTGATCACGTAACGCCAGATATGAAAATTTGGCAAGAAGAGTTATTTGCACCCGTTCTTAGTGTAGTACGCGTGAAAGATTTAGATGAAGGCATTGCTTTAACAAATCAATCTCGTTTTGCGAATGGGGCCGTTCTTTACACATCTAGTGGTCGAGCAGCTCAGTATTTTAGAAATTCCATTGATGCAGGCATGGTAGGAATCAATGTAAACGTACCAGCACCGATGGCATTTTTCTCTTTTGCAGGAAATAAAGCTTCTTTCTTCGGGGATCTAGGAACCAACGGAAAAGACGGCATTCAGTTTTACACTCGAAAAAAAGTTGTAACGGAACGTTGGTTTAATTAA
- a CDS encoding ABC-F family ATP-binding cassette domain-containing protein, whose product MITVSNVGLQFGGRKLFEDVNIQFNPGNCYGLIGANGAGKSTFLKILSGEIDSQQGHVAMKPGSRMAVLKQNHFEYENEQVLQTVIMGHSRLYKVMQEKDAIYMKEDFSDEDGMKAAELEGEFAELNGWEAESDAAVLLKGLGISEDAHDKTLSELSESEKVKVLLAQALFGQPDVLLLDEPTNGLDLKAIQWLEDFLINFENTVIVVSHDRHFLNNVCTHIADLDFGKIQLYVGNYDFWYESSQLALKMAQDQNKKKEEKIKELENFVARFSANASKSKQATSRKKQLEKITLDDIKPSSRKYPYIHFTPEREIGNDLLLVEGLTKTIDGEKVLNNVSFRMSKDDKIALVGSNDLAKTTLFKILTGEMEADSGSFKWGITTSQSYFPKDNAEFFEGCDLNLVDWLRQFSPEDDSESFLRGFLGRMLFSGEEVLKNASVLSGGEKVRCMLSKMMLSGANVLLLDEPTNHLDLESITALNNGLINFKGSMIFSSHDQQFIRTIATRIIELTDDGIIDKDSYEAYLKVAVK is encoded by the coding sequence ATGATTACTGTTTCTAACGTTGGTTTACAGTTTGGCGGACGTAAACTATTTGAAGACGTGAATATACAATTCAACCCTGGAAATTGTTATGGATTAATTGGCGCAAATGGTGCCGGAAAATCAACTTTCTTGAAAATTTTATCTGGTGAAATTGACTCCCAGCAAGGGCATGTCGCAATGAAGCCAGGCTCTCGTATGGCTGTATTAAAACAGAACCATTTTGAGTATGAGAACGAGCAAGTGCTTCAAACCGTTATTATGGGGCACTCCCGTCTTTATAAAGTTATGCAAGAAAAAGACGCCATTTATATGAAAGAAGATTTTTCTGATGAAGATGGTATGAAAGCAGCGGAGCTTGAAGGAGAGTTTGCTGAGTTAAATGGTTGGGAAGCTGAATCAGATGCAGCCGTTCTATTAAAAGGATTGGGTATTAGTGAAGACGCTCACGACAAAACCCTCTCTGAACTATCAGAATCAGAAAAAGTAAAAGTATTGCTTGCTCAAGCTTTATTCGGTCAACCTGACGTTCTTCTATTAGATGAGCCGACGAATGGTCTTGACTTAAAAGCGATTCAATGGCTGGAAGACTTTTTAATTAACTTTGAAAATACGGTTATCGTTGTCTCCCATGACCGTCACTTCTTGAACAACGTTTGTACGCACATTGCTGATCTTGATTTTGGTAAAATTCAGCTGTATGTCGGCAACTACGACTTCTGGTATGAGTCTAGCCAATTAGCATTAAAAATGGCACAAGACCAAAACAAGAAGAAAGAAGAAAAAATTAAAGAGCTTGAAAATTTCGTTGCTCGCTTTAGTGCCAACGCTTCGAAATCTAAGCAAGCGACATCCCGTAAGAAGCAACTAGAGAAAATTACTCTTGACGATATTAAGCCTTCATCACGTAAGTATCCGTACATCCATTTTACTCCAGAACGTGAAATCGGAAATGACTTATTGCTAGTAGAAGGTTTAACGAAAACCATTGATGGTGAAAAAGTATTGAACAACGTATCTTTCCGCATGAGTAAAGATGACAAAATTGCGTTAGTTGGGTCGAACGATTTAGCTAAGACGACTTTGTTTAAAATCTTAACAGGCGAAATGGAAGCAGACAGTGGCTCATTTAAGTGGGGAATCACAACGAGTCAATCATACTTCCCTAAAGATAACGCTGAGTTTTTTGAAGGCTGTGATTTAAACTTAGTTGACTGGCTACGACAATTTTCTCCAGAAGACGATAGTGAATCATTCCTACGTGGTTTCTTGGGACGGATGTTATTCTCAGGTGAAGAGGTATTGAAAAATGCCAGCGTTCTGTCTGGTGGCGAAAAAGTTCGTTGCATGCTATCAAAAATGATGCTTAGTGGAGCGAATGTATTGCTTTTAGATGAACCAACAAATCACTTAGACCTTGAGTCTATTACAGCACTTAATAACGGCTTAATTAACTTTAAAGGTTCAATGATTTTCAGTTCTCATGACCAGCAGTTCATCCGCACCATTGCAACTCGCATTATCGAATTAACAGACGACGGCATTATTGATAAAGATTCTTATGAAGCTTATTTAAAAGTTGCTGTTAAATAA